The following proteins are co-located in the Mus caroli chromosome 7, CAROLI_EIJ_v1.1, whole genome shotgun sequence genome:
- the Arrdc4 gene encoding arrestin domain-containing protein 4, with protein sequence MGGEAGADGPRGRVKSLGLVFEDESKGCYSSGETVAGHVLLEAAEPVALRGLRLEAQGRATSAWGPSAGARVCIGGGSPAASSEVEYLNLRLSLLEAPAGEGVTLLQPGKHEFPFRFQLPSEPLATSFTGKYGSIQYCVRAVLERPQVPDQSVRRELQVVSHVDVNTPPLLTPMLKTQEKMVGCWLFTSGPVSLSVKIERKGYCNGEAIPIYAEIENCSSRLVVPKAAIFQTQTYLASGKTKTVRHMVANVRGNHIGSGSTDTWNGKMLKIPPVTPSILDCCIIRVDYSLAVYIHIPGAKRLMLELPLVIGTIPYSGFGRRNSSVASQFSMDMCWLALALPEQPEAPPNYADVVSEEEFSRHVPPYPQPSDCDGEACYSMFACIQEFRFQPPPLYSEVDPHPGDAQETQPVSFIL encoded by the exons ATGGGAGGCGAAGCGGGAGCCGATGGTCCTCGGGGCCGTGTCAAGAGCTTGGGGCTAGTGTTCGAAGATGAGAGCAAGGGCTGCTACTCAAGTGGCGAGACAGTGGCCGGGCACGTGCTGCTGGAGGCGGCAGAGCCGGTGGCCCTGCGCGGGCTGCGCCTGGAGGCCCAGGGCCGTGCCACCTCTGCCTGGGGCCCGAGCGCTGGGGCCAGGGTCTGCATCGGTGGCGGCTCTCCCGCAGCCTCCTCAGAAGTGGAATACTTGAACCTGCGGTTGAGTCTGCTGGAGGCCCCAGCTG GTGAAGGTGTCACCTTGTTACAACCAGGAAAACACGAGTTTCCCTTTCGCTTTCAGCTTCCGTCTGA ACCTTTGGCAACATCGTTTACTGGGAAGTATGGCAGTATTCAGTACTGTGTGAGGGCTGTTTTGGAACGACCCCAAGTTCCAGATCAGAGCGTAAGACGAGAGCTCCAGGTTGTCAGTCACGTGGATGTCAACACACCGCCCTTATTG ACTCCTATGCTGAAGACGCAGGAGAAAATGGTTGGCTGTTGGCTTTTCACCTCCGGTCCTGTGTCCCTGAGCGTCAAGATCGAGAGAAAGGGCTACTGTAACG gAGAAGCTATCCCTATCTATGCAGAAATAGAAAATTGTTCATCTCGGCTGGTTGTTCCTAAGGCAGCCATATTCCAAACCCAGACGTATTTGGCTAGTGGAAAGACAAAGACGGTCCGGCACATGGTTGCCAATGTTCGAGGAAACCACATTGGTTCTGGGAGTACGGACACCTGGAATGGGAAGATGCTGAAGATCCCACCTGTCACCCCATCCATCCTGGACTGCTGCATCATCAGAGTGGACTACTCCTTAGCT GTATACATTCATATTCCTGGTGCTAAAAGATTGATGCTGGAGCTGCCTTTGGTTATTGGTACAATTCCATACAGTGGCTTTGGCCGCAGAAACAGCAGTGTCGCAAGCCAGTTCAGTATGGACATGTGCTGGTTGGCACTGGCCCTACCGGAGCAGCCTGAAG CACCACCAAATTATGCAGATGTGGTATCTGAAGAAGAATTCTCCCGACACGTTCCTCCGTATCCTCAGCCCTCTGACTGTGACGGGGAAGCCTGCTACTCAATGTTTGCCTGCATACAAGAATTCCGTTTCCAGCCTCCCCCTCTTTATTCAGAG gTTGACCCACATCCTGGTGATGCCCAAGAGACCCAGCCTGTATCCTTCATTCTCTGA